The following DNA comes from Candidatus Liberimonas magnetica.
GAAGTAGCCATTTATAACCAGGACGTATATCATTGGGATGAGAAACATTTAACAAAGTATCTTGATACTAATAGATTTGACGTGGTAGGTGTAAGTATAATCGGAGGTTATTACCAATATAGAAAACTTCTTAAATTATCTGCTGCGATCAATGAATCAAAGAAAAGGCCGTTTTATATAATAGGAGGTCATGGCCCAGCTCCTGAACCCGAATACTTTTTGAAAAAAACCAAAGCAGATATAATAGTTATCGGAGAAGGCGAAATTACGATAATTGAAATTTTGGAAGCATTAAAACAAAAAAAGGAACTGTCTTCGATACAAGGCATCGCTTTCATGAAGGAAGGAAAATGTCTTCAAACACAAAGGCGCCCACTTATAAAAAATATTGACTCCATACTCTTTCCAGCCTGGGATTTATTTCCCATGGACCATTATTCCTTATTAAGGCCGCCGAATATTAGGAACTCCGAGCGTAGCATGCTTGTATTATCCGGCAGAGGGTGTACCTTTAAATGTAATTTTTGTTACAGAATGGATGAAGGGCACAGGCCAAGGTCAAATGAAAGTATAATTGAGGAGTTGCAAATACTAAACAAAGATTATGGGATTTCCTATATAGATTTTCAGGATGAATTATTGATGAATTCTGAAGAAAGAGTATCAAGCCTTTGTAACAGTTTTCTAAAAGCAAAACTCAAATTTAAATGGTTCTGTAACGGTAGGCTTAACTATGCAAAACCGGATATTTTGAAGCTTATGAAAGAGGCCGGGTGCGTTTTTATCAATTACGGTATAGAGTCACTTGATGAACAAGCTCTAAAAGTCATGAAAAAAGGGCTTACGGTAAAACAGATAACAGCAGGCATTGAAAACACCCTATCGGCAGGTATTAGCCCAGGTTTTAATATTATCTGGGGCAAT
Coding sequences within:
- a CDS encoding B12-binding domain-containing radical SAM protein, with amino-acid sequence MKILFVVYDNDSYISVFPLGIAYLASVCRKAGHEVAIYNQDVYHWDEKHLTKYLDTNRFDVVGVSIIGGYYQYRKLLKLSAAINESKKRPFYIIGGHGPAPEPEYFLKKTKADIIVIGEGEITIIEILEALKQKKELSSIQGIAFMKEGKCLQTQRRPLIKNIDSILFPAWDLFPMDHYSLLRPPNIRNSERSMLVLSGRGCTFKCNFCYRMDEGHRPRSNESIIEELQILNKDYGISYIDFQDELLMNSEERVSSLCNSFLKAKLKFKWFCNGRLNYAKPDILKLMKEAGCVFINYGIESLDEQALKVMKKGLTVKQITAGIENTLSAGISPGFNIIWGNIGENAESLRLGVEFLLKYDDHAQLRTIRPVTPYPGSPLYYYAIEKGLLKDCQDFYEHKHLNSDLVSVNFTDLSDDEFHKELLKANTKLIEKYYSVQLVKSIKNAEKLYLQKDANFRGFRQN